DNA sequence from the bacterium genome:
GCCATCTGGTCGCGGTCGAAGAACAGGCTTGAGGACGGCTTAACGGCATAGCTTCGAGGATAGAATGAATTTATCAAGTTTAAAATATGCGCCGGGCTCGCGTAAAAATCGTAAAAAAGTCGGTCGCGGCGGCGCGCACGGAAAACAGTCCACCCGCGGCCACAAGGGCCAACACTCCCGGTCCGGCGCTAATTTTCGCCCGTGGTTTCAGGGAGGACAGATGCCGATCCAGCGCCAGCTGCCCAAACGCGGCTTCAACAGGCCCCAACGGATCGAATTTCAACTGGTCAACGTAGCCGATCTCGAAGCGCTCAAGGGCGTGGA
Encoded proteins:
- the rplO gene encoding 50S ribosomal protein L15; this translates as MNLSSLKYAPGSRKNRKKVGRGGAHGKQSTRGHKGQHSRSGANFRPWFQGGQMPIQRQLPKRGFNRPQRIEFQLVNVADLEALKGVEEITAAVLVEKGLVSKKNLPVKVLGYGELTRKLTVTADAFSKTAIQKIEGAGGRTNKL